ACCTGTATGACATAATAACAGTATTAGGGAAGTGAGGTTCTGAtggaatttacaaatatatgccAAGACCAAAATATGTTTATTTCAAATGGTAATATAAAATAGACACTATTTTTTCTATACCGATTTGAACTCTATCAGGCTCCGGCCTTATAATGGGTGAGGTGACACTGTCAGGCTCGGCCACCAGTGTTGTGGCCGCACACGGTGGCAACCATGGATGGCTTGGGGGTTGGGTAGAGTCATCTGAGCTGGCCTCGTACACGTCTCCTGGTGTATGGTATGAACTAATCCGAGCACCCCGAGGCCGCCGGGCTCGGCATGAATAAGGCACCAATCTTCTACCACGGAATGCTCGGCCTTTGGACCGACCGCAGCCACTAGCTCCCACTACCTCACCTGCATTTAAGCAACATTTCATTTGTGTTAGGATCATATCTAGAGCATATTTTAATTGCCAAAGCATGTCAGAATATGTACCTCGGCCGTTCATGCTCCTCGTTAACGCCTAATGTTGAGATGGGATTGCGTTAGTTTTTTTAAGAACACTATCCCCAGTTGTCACTCATTCGCCCGACCTGAGAtggaataatagaaaaaaattatcaatctaGTCAAGTGTAGTGAACAAATATAATCTCACACTCCAATAATATAACCTCATTAAACTAATAAGACTTGTCGAGTATCGAAAATTCAGTACCCTAACATTAAATTTATTGTTGTTGCTCGGGTTTAAATAAATCAAGTCAAATGCAAGTGCATGCTTATAACAAATTGGCGGCCGATGGAACAACCTTGAGAATTCAAAATATTAGGGTATTCATATGGTAAAACATTGAGAATTCACCTAATATCAATATGTTGGCAGTTGATTATTCTGAGTCAGACTCTTCCTCGGTGGATGGGTCCTCCTCATCTGAGTCTTCCCAAtcaccataagcatctccaAAACCAGATGGAACCAtgccatcatcaataaaatctggTGAATTTCTGCGTGGACCACCTGGGTCCACGCAGTCTCGTGCATCAATATGGgtaggttctatatcattcctactaagtggagttgacactggacatgcatcacaatgcaaaagtggATAGTCATATGGGGACTCATTCTCTTGATAGGCATCATCGTCACTTGATTCGCCATCATTACTATCTAAAACCCTCTGCACTGGAGGAATGTCATACACATTCCTATTATTGTACTTCTGCACAACATACCAGTTCCCTTTCGCCCTGATATCCCTAATGTAAAAACACTGGGAAGCCTGGCATGCCAACACATATGGTTCGTCCTTATACCACGTCCTATTCATATTGACACTAGTTAAATGATCGTCTACTCGTACCCCCCGTTTCttatcaccaacatcaaaccaatcacagCTGAACAAGTACACTCTACGACCTCCCATGTAGTGTAGCTCCACTACATCATTGATAACACCATAGAAGTCTACATTATCAGTAGCTTCGTCACCAGTTACCAATACCCCAGAATTTTGTGAACGCCAGCGAATTTCACGAGACTTCGTATGGAACCGTTTACCATTTATAATGCAGGCAGCATATAATGCAACCCAACGGTCAGGACCACAAGCTAACACATACAAATCTTGAGACACATCAAGTGGATTGTTGTTACGCTGGTCCAGAACCTACATGAATATCAGGATGGTTATCATGAACTTATAGTGTCAGTGATATTGTCATATCAGGGTCGGGTATAATTACACAAAGTAGATAACTAGCAAGTTAACTTACACGTTGCTTGAACCAAATTGGAAACTTGGTTTGGTGCATGCGATCTACAGAATTTGGGTTTGACACCCTGCATTTGTCGTAGTGTTCCCTGCATTTGTTGAGGAAGAAAATGATGGCAAATAAGAAATTGTCAGTGACGTAATTTTATAAATCGAATGGTAGTAGGTTGTTTGGAGAAAGCACGAAGGAAGTAATGATTGCTTACTCTAAATACGGTCCAATCTCAATACAGTTGTTTAGCACGTACCAAATGGCTGTTGTATGGAGTTCAACTTCGAATTGCACATTATTAGCCATACCCAAGGGACGAAgtttctggttgaaaattttgaacccATCTATAGTCTCCTCTTCTACACTATCAATGTTGCGATCTGCTCGATTAAacttcgtctcaacatcttggagaTACATGGAGCAAAATGTCAAACACTCGATGTGAACCCAAGCTTCCACTATTGAACCTTCTGGACttgctttattcttaacataccgcttgaattTGCCCAGGTACCTTTCAAACGGGTACATCCATCGATATTGAACTGGACCTCCAAGAATGGCCTCAAGGGGTAAGTGTACAACTAGGTGGACCATAACATcgaaaaaagatggagggaatatcatctccagtTTGCATAAAATGGTGACAATATCAACTTGAAGTTTTTATAGGCGATTCACATCTAATGTTCGGGcgcacaactctttgaagaaactactaagttcagtcaaagccaatgcaatatccctctttaagaaccccccccccccccacagcAATAGGAAGTAGTGTTTGCAAAAAAACATGATGGTCATGGCTTTTTAGCCCAGAGATTTTGGAATCACGTATAGATACACAATGCGTGATATTGGCAGCGAACCCATCTGGAAATTTAACCTCAGCAAGCCACTCACAGAATTTATTCCTTTCATCTCCATGTAATGTGTATGATGCATGTGGCATTGTAACACGTTCACCTTCACGTTTCAAATGCAATTCCTTTCTGAAGCCCAAGATCTCTAAGTCACGCCGAGAATTAGCATTATCTTTTGTCTTGCTGGGAATGTTCATAAGAGTGCCCAATATGTTCTCggaaatattcttctcaatatgcataatatCTAGATTATGTCTAAGCCGCAAAGTTGACCAATAAGGTAGTTTGAAAAAGATGCTTTTCTTTGTCCAGTTCAACTCTTCCGCAGTGCGTTTTCTCTTCCTACGAGATTTTCCAAAGTGAATATCTCCAAGCATTTGTAATTGAGTTAAAAGATCCACTCCTTCAACCATAGTTGGTGGCATACGAagatcttctttaccattgaacAAGGCTTTTCTCGTTCGCCACATGTGATCTGTCGGTAAGAGACGTcgatgtcccatataacaatgttttctgcCATATTTCAGCCAGTTGGAATCTGTACTTTCATTGCAAGACGGACATGCCAGTTTCCCTTTTGTTGACCACCCAGATAGATTTCCATATGCGGGAAAGTCGTTGATTGTCCACAATAAGGCAGCATGTAACATGAACATTTCCTTAGTAGATGCATCAAATGTAGGTACCCCATGTTCCCAAAGTTCAAATAACTCATCAATTAACGGTTGCAAATAaacatcaatgtcattcccTGGTGATTTTGGGCCAGGGATAATGAGAGATGTCATGAAGAACatgtctttcatgcataaccacgGTGGTAAGTTATACGGGACAAGAATCGctggccaaatgctataagGTTTAGCCAGATTGTTGAAGGGATTAAATCCGTCGCTTGCCAACCCGAGCCTAACATTGCGAGCATCCCTAGCAAATCTGGGGTTAGCTTGATCAAATGTCTTCCAGGTTtcagagtcagcaggatgtctCATACTAGTATCATCGGTGACCCACTGCTCCTTATGCCATCTCATGTCACCTGCTATCTTGCTTGACACAAAGAGACGCTGCAATcttggcttcaaaggaaaatgccgAAGCACTTTTTGAGGGATTACTCGTGAGCCGTGTGTATTTGGCATCCATTGTGAAGCCTTACAGATAGGGCACTCATTaagattagcattttccttccaaaataagatgcagtcattagggcatgcatgaattttgtggTACGTGAAACCCAAACCGCGCTCTAATGTCCTTGCctcctcatatgattgtggcaaTTCAGCATTAGGAAAGGCTGACCGCAAAAGGCTTAGAAGCATATCAAAAGACTTGATTGACCACCCACCAAGTATTTTAATGTGTAACAACTTCACTACGAACGAGAGCTTTGAGAATTTTGTGCAGCCGTCAAAAAGAGGACGTTGGGCATCCTCTAATAGTTGGTCGATAGTAGTGGATGGGGAGGACTGTGGTATTGCTGAGTGAGTTGGTGACGTTGTGTTGTCTTCAGGAGCATCTTCGAATGTGGCTGCCCGTATGTCATCGAACATACggtccatgtcatcaatgtacACGTCTCCACTTTCAACTCTGGGATCAACATCATCGTCAATGATGGGGAgtgtttcctcctccccatgaaatatcgaGTGTAAGTTGGATCTATCCCTTTAATGAACAAGTGCGACTCCACCTCAAATATAGGCAAGAAGAGGTTATTACAGCATATACGGCACGGACATCGAATGCGATCACTTCCTATGGAATGAGTTCGTGCCATTGTAAGGAAACTGTTAACCCCTTCAGCGTAAGCAGGTGATAGAAGTCTATCACCCAaactcatccaacttttgtccatctaataaaaagaaaactccATGAGTGGTTTTGATATTGAAGTTATAATAAACACAAGGTAGGGTGAAGAAGTAACAGGCATGTGGAGCACGAGGAAGATTACACAGGGGGAAAATACCACATTTTTCAATGCTTAATATGGTGTATTACAGTTGAGATGGTAGTACCCATTTGGAGCACTCATAATACCTTTTGTTGGATAGCTGATGCTTATAGAATATTTCAAACTTGGTATGTTTTCAAATGTCAATTACTTATAAATGGTAATTTcccatttataattaatatttggcATAGGTCATGTTTGCATCTCCCCAAACTAATAAAGAATCAGCCAGTGAAATGTTTTGACTATTCATGGGCTGTGATTGCATGATGATGGTGCTGAATCATGATGATGTAATGTGCAGCaagatatttgaattttatatatatttttcgaaTGCACCTTTATGAACAAAAGTGCCCATTTGGTGTACCAAATGGCTGCGAGATACAGTAGCAAGTTCTGCTAGGTAGGTTTTATGGGAAGGTTGTTGATGGGAAGGTTTCTCTGGCACTATGTTTTCTCATGGTTGTTGAATCTTGCTACGTATAATTATGTAAAAAGTAAGAAACCTTGTATAATCTGAAATTTATTGATGTGTGTGTTTCAATAGAGTTACTACTGATTAATGGTGTACAAAGCAAATCAAAAAAAGTCATTGCTGCTTTGGCCTCCATGACTTGGTTAGGATGCCAGGTTCTTTTCTATACATATCTAGGAATTATAACCTctttttatcataaatattaCACGTTAAATCGAGTGTATCTCGCTGAAAAATGATAGAATGCATCAGTTTTTATCTAATAAGAACTGTTTGTCAATTGATGCAAAGTTACTGAACAAACAAGAATGGTATCTACTTGGGATTACGGTGGCCACTACAATCTTGTAAAGAAGATCCCATCTTCCATGATGTAGTCCTAGAAACCcacaatttattcttaattttcctCAAGTTCATATAAAAGAGATATGGGTCGTTCTAGCAAGGCCATTAATTTCAAACATGATGGTTAAGGATAATCCAGTTTATGCTTGCTAACGTAGGTATGGCAGGTAACAAAAGTCTTCTATAAACATTCAAGGTTGGTAAAAATTTTCAAAGCAGATCAACTGTAACTCATGTGGCCTAAATTGACATGATCCTAAGGCCAGTCggtaaaaaaatagagataacTGGGGGAAATAGAATACAGTCAACATAATTCCTTGaatgtaacacaaaaaaaaaaaagcttaatgCCTAGAGAAACTGAAACTTCAATGATGGTATCTGCCATATATATGTAACAATCATTGTACAGCTTCATACAATCACTGAAAATGAATcagtttaggaaaaaaattatacttcTTCACTGGAGGAATGATGTAGAAATTTGCTCCCTGGTGATTGGTGACTTAATAAAATTACATGCTTAATGCAAAAAAAGACTAATCCAAAGTtttatcaaagccattgaagAAGTTAGGGTGATACCAGTTCACTTTTAATGAGTTACTTAGACAATTTCTGTTCAGCCATTTAGTGTTCTGATGTTAGGATCAAGTATTGTACTCTTCACAGTGCTGAACCGCTTCTTAAGTTATCATGGTGAACTCGGATGGATTAATGGGGAGACGCTAA
This is a stretch of genomic DNA from Carya illinoinensis cultivar Pawnee chromosome 15, C.illinoinensisPawnee_v1, whole genome shotgun sequence. It encodes these proteins:
- the LOC122296863 gene encoding uncharacterized protein LOC122296863, which gives rise to MDRMFDDIRAATFEDAPEDNTTSPTHSAIPQSSPSTTIDQLLEDAQRPLFDGCTKFSKLSFVVKLLHIKILGGWSIKSFDMLLSLLRSAFPNAELPQSYEEENANLNECPICKASQWMPNTHGSRVIPQKVLRHFPLKPRLQRLFVSSKIAGDMRWHKEQWVTDDTSMRHPADSETWKTFDQANPRFARDARNVRLGLASDGFNPFNNLAKPYSIWPAILVPYNLPPWLCMKDMFFMTSLIIPGPKSPGNDIDVYLQPLIDELFELWEHGVPTFDASTKEMFMLHAALLWTINDFPAYGNLSGWSTKGKLACPSCNESTDSNWLKYGRKHCYMGHRRLLPTDHMWRTRKALFNGKEDLRMPPTMVEGVDLLTQLQMLGDIHFGKSRRKRKRTAEELNWTKKSIFFKLPYWSTLRLRHNLDIMHIEKNISENILGTLMNIPSKTKDNANSRRDLEILGFRKELHLKREGERVTMPHASYTLHGDERNKFCEWLAEVKFPDGFAANITHCVSILVHLPLEAILGGPVQYRWMYPFERYLGKFKRYVKNKASPEGSIVEAWVHIECLTFCSMYLQDVETKFNRADRNIDSVEEETIDGFKIFNQKLRPLGMANNVQFEVELHTTAIWEHYDKCRVSNPNSVDRMHQTKFPIWFKQRVLDQRNNNPLDVSQDLYVLACGPDRWVALYAACIINGKRFHTKSREIRWRSQNSGVLVTGDEATDNVDFYGVINDVVELHYMGGRRVYLFSCDWFDVGDKKRGVRVDDHLTSVNMNRTWYKDEPYVLACQASQCFYIRDIRAKGNWYVVQKYNNRNVYDIPPVQRVLDSNDGESSDDDAYQENESPYDYPLLHCGPRRNSPDFIDDGMVPSGFGDAYGDWEDSDEEDPSTEEESDSE